A genome region from Cucumis sativus cultivar 9930 chromosome 4, Cucumber_9930_V3, whole genome shotgun sequence includes the following:
- the LOC101221961 gene encoding uncharacterized protein LOC101221961 isoform X7 — MIHSSIGTGSLAYPVGSKVMDMRTSSKDGPREAENESREVSIHNTHTVEDSFCRNNNCIDKSYTCEKESSNDSAELASVRESTDSAADGSTCCVPISGPCNCYSLKPESEAEGSAIVTENDYDFPPLPVINLFDKDNPDKNKYYLHNAKLSTQRELRFEDGSMHSFQINNNEDLVIESTASSSNNVSHPISSEIEMIHADSSDPEFQNNSSCNNVKPNAPETEHLNATVHRNSGTTEGRVSEWLWTLHRIVVDVVRTDSHLEFYEDTRNLARMSDILAVYAWVDPATGYCQGMSDLLSPFVVLFEDNADAFWCFEMLLRRMRENFQMEGPIRVMKQLEALWKILELTDREIFTHLSHIGAESLHFAFPMLLVLFRRELSFNEALCMWEMMWAADFDESRAYNLESSCLEALTLQLPRGSEVEISEGDMNNSNINTKDTLQSNNGNLERSSCDNAGMRSTSAHAFCGLTRNLCSRNDPTKKCTAISSTKQGDDELPVYCVAAILITNRQKIIRETRSIDDLIKMLDVLNMHGHTPMQDMQLCWGAFPRRQGKHHVCNRRMWAGSVWDVR; from the exons ATGATACATTCTAGCATAGGAACTGGTTCCCTAGCCTACCCTGTGGGTTCTAAAGTTATGGATATGAGGACGTCATCTAAAGATGGACCAAGGGAAGCTGAGAATGAAAGTAGAGAAGTTTCCATTCATAATACTCATACAGTAGAAGattctttttgtaggaataataattgtatAGATAAATCATACACATGTGAAAAGGAAAGCTCGAATGATTCAGCAGAACTTGCGAGTGTTAGGGAAAGTACAGATAGTGCGGCAGATGGGTCCACCTGTTGTGTCCCCATTTCTGGTCCTTGCAATTGTTATTCCCTAAAACCTGAGAGTGAAGCAGAGGGATCGGCAATTGTTACAgaaaatgattatgattttcCCCCTCTACCTGTCATCAACTTGTTTGACAAGGACAACCCTGATAAGAACAAATATTACCTGCATAATGCCAAACTTTCAACTCAACGTGAATTGAGATTTGAAGATGGCAGCATGCACAGTTTTCAGATAAATAACAATGAAGATTTAGTTATTGAATCAACTGCCTCATCCTCTAACAATGTTTCTCATCCCATTAGCTCTGAAATTGAAATGATACATGCTGATTCCAGCGATCCAGAATTTCAGAACAATAGCTCATGCAATAACGTGAAGCCAAATGCACCAGAAACCGAACACTTAAATGCAACTGTCCACCGTAATAGTGGTACCACTGAAGGTAGAGTATCTGAATGGCTTTGGACCCTGCACCGAATAG TGGTAGATGTGGTTCGAACGGATAGTCATCTTGAGTTCTATGAGGATACGAGAAACTTAGCTAGGATGTCAGATATCCTTGCAGTTTATGCATGGGTTGATCCTGCGACTGGTTATTGCCAAG GAATGAGTGACTTGCTGTCTCCTTTTGTTGTTCTATTTGAGGATAATGCTGACGCATTTTGGTGTTTCGAGATGCTCTTAAGGAGAATG CGtgagaattttcaaatggAAGGCCCAATTCGGGTGATGAAACAGTTGGAAGCATTGTGGAAAATTTTGGAACTTACTGACAGGGAAATCTTCACTCACCTGTCGCATATAGGTGCTGAGAGCCTACATTTTGCATTTCCAATGCTCTTGGTACTTTTTCGTCGGGAGCTATCATTTAATGAGGCACTTTGTATGTGGGAG ATGATGTGGGCTGCTGATTTTGACGAATCAAGAGCTTACAATTTAGAGAGTAGTTGTCTGGAAGCATTGACCTTACAACTTCCAAGAGGCTCGGAAGTGGAAATAAGTGAAGGAGACATGAACAATAGTAACATTAACACGAAAGACACCTTACAATCAAATAATGGAAATTTGGAACGTTCATCATGTGACAATGCTGGAATGAGATCAACATCTGCCCATGCTTTTTGTGGCTTGACAAGGAATCTTTGTTCAAGGAATGATCCTACGAAGAAGTGCACTGCAATATCATCAACTAAGCAAGGTGATGATGAGCTTCCTGTTTATTGTGTTGCAGCAATCCTTATAACGAATCGCCAAAAGATAATTAGAGAAACACGTTCTATTGATGATCTGATAAAG aTGTTGGATGTGCTTAATATGCATGGGCACACACCCATGCAGGACATGCAATTATGCTGGGGAGCATTTCCCCGTAGGCAAGGCAAGCATCATGTATGCAACAGACGCATGTGGGCCGGCAGTGTGTGGGATGTGCGTTGA